In Rhinoraja longicauda isolate Sanriku21f chromosome 6, sRhiLon1.1, whole genome shotgun sequence, the following proteins share a genomic window:
- the bsk146 gene encoding serine/threonine-protein kinase SBK1, whose product MNSSLMTRGSNDVLEELQLLTAQNLERLEVNKYYEVIRELGKGTYGKVDLVIHKVRGTKMALKFLRKKTTKLKSFLREYSISLYLSASPFIIDMFGIAFETDEYYVFAQEYAMAGDLFDIIPPQVGLPEQIAKRCVHQVALALDYLHNRKLVHRDIKPENILIFDKECRKVKLSDFGMTRRAGTPVKRVSGTIPYTAPELCDASKHEGFSVEYSIDVWAFGVLLFCMLTGNFPWEKALLSDSFYDEFVRWQKCRGSNIPSQWRRFTDDALRMFRKLLPIEPERRCSVKEIFRYLSYRWMLDTDCGNSIGEASSSSEEDLVARMKQQSLSPVRSVAKNTISMETPSSRFTSMTTSSSLSSNSSYERASREGSNTRILVTTPIEICV is encoded by the exons ATGAATTCTTCACTGATGACACGTGGAAGCAACGATGTTCTGGAGGAGCTTCAGTTGCTGACAGCTCAGAACCtggaaaggctggaggtgaataaGTACTACGAGGTGATTAGGGAGCTGGGAAAAGGCACCTATGGCAAGGTGGACTTGGTTATCCATAAAGTCAGAG GTACCAAAATGGCTTTGAAGTTCCTGAGGAAGAAGACCACCAAACTGAAGAGTTTCCTCAGAGAATACAGCATCTCCCTTTATCTGTCAGCTTCACCTTTCATCATTGACATGTTTGGAATAGCCTTTGAAACTGATGAGTATTATGTGTTTGCCCAGGAATATGCAATGGCAGGGGATCTGTTTGACATCATTCCACCCCAG GTTGGTCTCCCTGAACAGATTGCCAAGCGGTGCGTGCACCAAGTTGCCTTAGCCCTCGACTACCTTCACAACAGGAAGCTGGTACACCGTGACATCAAGCCCGAGAACATCCTTATCTTTGACAAGGAGTGCCGCAAGGTTAAACTGTCAGATTTTGGAATGACTCGTCGAGCTGGTACACCTGTCAAGCGAGTGAGTGGCACGATCCCTTATACTGCCCCGGAGCTCTGCGATGCTTCCAAACACGAGGGCTTCTCCGTGGAATACAGCATTGATGTCTGGGCTTTTGGGGTGCTACTCTTCTGCATGCTCACGGGAAACTTCCCCTGGGAGAAAGCCCTGCTCTCAGACTCCTTCTACGATGAGTTCGTAAGGTGGCAGAAGTGTCGAGGGTCCAACATACCGTCACAATGGAGGAGGTTCACCGACGACGCCCTCCGTATGTTCCGGAAACTTCTGCCCATCGAACCAGAGAGAAGGTGCTCAGTCAAGGAGATATTCAGATACCTGAGTTATCGGTGGATGCTGGACACAGATTGCGGCAACAGCATTGGTGAAGCAAGCTCTTCCTCAGAAGAAGATCTAGTGGCCAGGATGAAGCAACAGAGCCTGTCCCCTGTGCGCAGTGTTGCAAAGAACACCATCTCTATGGAGACTCCATCATCGCGCTTCACATCCATGACAACATCCAGCTCCCTCTCTTCTAACAGCAGCTACGAGAGAGCATCAAGAGAGGGCAGCAACACCAGGATTCTGGTCACAACACCGATTGAGATCTGCGTCTAG